The DNA sequence TCACCACCACCATTTATACCACCACTATCATCTACATACACCCCCAATTATTGAAGGATCATTAACTAAAAATCAAAATCACtacaaaatatatattattctATGATCTATTACCTAAATCAAGAATCACAACAATATAATCATACTAGATTCGACGTTGGCAACTAAACTGTATTGTTGACCGGACGGTGGAGGTTGACGATGTTTGGGCGGCGGAGATTGGGCGGGTGCGTAGAGATAGAAGTGGGGGATGATGAAGATGGGCGAGGGAGTTGTGTGTGTATGGTTATATAtatatgagagagagagagaggcgaAGAGAGATGAGTGAGAGGAGGGAGAAGAGAGAGGACAGGAGATACAAGGTAGAGAAGAGTTGAACGAAGGGACTGTTAGACAGCAAGGCTGGTTGATGGGTGGGGGTGaggaattaaaataatatttaaaatagtaACGGGATGGATAGGATTTAATTTACATGTAAAAAATTGATGGTCGGGATTAAATCTCAAATCTGACTTTAAAACTGGTTCTCATTTGAGCGATTCCCTTTATCATAAATTAAAAACATTATTATACACAACTTGTTCTTTTGATACACATTCTTGAATAACTAAATAACTTACATGTTCCTACAACAGTTACAATGACAATGAGGCAACATTACTCAATCAAATACTACAGTCAGCCTGAAAACAACAAAATGCTCGAGCAGAAAAACAAGCAGCTGTTTCGCACATTTACCATTAAAGATTTAACAGGAATCTGCATCGAGTCAGAGTAAACCAAACGTGAATACAATGAGAAAAGCATGCAAGAGAACCTTAACATGTAAGCTTAGTAGCTCAGTCAATTTCCCGAGACTAATTGCAAATATTCATTTAAAGCTGAGCTAAAATGAGGAGTGGAAGGTGTTCTTTGCATTACATGAGCCCCGCACATATTCACCGTTAACTCGTCAGCAGATCTTCCTGCTTCTGCACATCCATTAGAAGCATATAGTgactcaaaaaatacaatctCAATTTTATCTCCACTTCTCACTGAGATTCTTTCTGCTCTTATGCATTCCACTAGCGTTTGTACTTCAGCACCTCTCATACAATATACAGGGACCTCGTAGAAATCTCTTCTACCCTCCGTTTCATTATTAATAACAGCTCTTAAGATATAATGACGATCAACAGTTTTGCATGTAAAAACAACCAAGAGACGGACACCTAAGATATCATCTTCCGCTATTGAAGGTATTTCTAAAGAAACTTTAAGTCCGCTATTTGTGTATCTGAACCATTCTGTAATCTTCCTGTTTGATACATCAGCCATATATGAATTGAAGAAGTCTCGGTCTACCTGCAACGCGAAAaacagtgcaaaaatatttaattaaagtaCGATTGTGTTTTGTTGAGGGGGATAGAGACACCAACAAACCTGATGCAAACTCTGGTTCAAAGCAGATGGTTTCCAAGAGCTGGAGCTATTTGTGGACCTTAAATATTCTGTAACCTTCCTGTTTGGTGCATTCTCTCTCTGTGGACTGAACAATCCTCGTTCATGCTGCACCATGAAAAACAGTGTGAGACTATTTTATTAAAAGTGTGATTGTGTATTATTGAGAGGGATAGAGACAACAAACCCGAGTCAAACCAGATGGATTCTGAGTGCTGGAGGTATTTGTGTACCTGAAGAATTCTATACCCTCCATGTTTGGTACATCCTCTGTATGTGAACTGGAAGAGTCTCGTTCAACCTGTAACGTGAAAAACACTGAGGGACTATTTTATTAAAAGTGTGATTGTATATCATAGAGGGATAGAGACAACAACAAACCTGAGGCAAACTCTGGTTCAAACCAAATGGTTTCTGAGTGCTGGACCTACCAAAAGTCAAATATACCAATTCCTTCAACATGGAGAAATCAGACACATCCTTTAGGCTTGTGCAATTGTATATTATAAGCCCTTGCATTCGAGGAGGAAGTGGCGGAAGTGAATGAAGCCTGACGCAATTCGATATATACAAATGGTTCAACTGTTTCAAGCTGGATAAGTCAGGTAGCTGCTCCAGTATTGCAAATTTATGTATCCTCAAGTAAGTTAAACTAAGAGGAAGTTCAGGAAAGGAGGACCCTAGACTTGTACAGTTCGCCACCGTGAGTTGTTTTAGGTTGGAAAGCATAGAAAGACTATACGGTTCTGTTGGAGCGAAACTCTGTCCTTCATCGTTAAGATATAACGCTTTTAAGCAGGAGAAAGTTGAAATTATAGGCAACCATGATTTAATATCACATTTTAGAGTTAAATATTCCAACTCCATAGTTCTTACCAGGACAGGGAAACCAACTTGGCAAATAGTGTCCGCTCCATCAAAAGATAAACTTTTAAGTGATTTAAAATAATACCATACATCCGGCAGATCCTTAAGCTTCTCGCAATGGCTTAAATCCAACACCTGTAACTCACTTAGTAGTATAATAGTTACTGGTAATTCTTCAATTGCCGTATAAGAAACATCAAGGGTTTCTAAGCCACGAATCAACCCCAAATTCAGAGGCAGGCTCTCCAGCTTCGAACAATGTTCCACATCTAGTGTTTTAAGAAACTTTAGCTTCCATATGTCATCTGGAAGACTCGTAAGGTTTACACAGTATCCCAGAGAAAGTTTTACCAAATTTGGCAGGTCTACAAATGAGTCGGGCAGTTGTCTAATTGCAGTACCATTTGCAATGAACACCTTCAAGCTCTCCAAATCCCCAACTTGCATTGGTATCATACTGAGATTGAAACAACCAGTCAGTTCCAACCGTTCCAAATCCTTCAGGCGAGTAATTGAATCTGGCAGTTGCTCAATTGGGGTATATCTTGCATCAAGCGTCTTTAGTCCTTTCATATCACCCAACTGATCTGGCAATCGTTTCAGATTGCGGCAAAAATTCAAACTCAGATAGCTTAAGTTAGTCAACTGTTTAATAGGATCAGGCAATCGCTTCACAGATCTGTACATGCGCAAATAGTCCAATTTGCTGACAAGAAATAGAAATAAATAAGTTAAATAAACTAAAAGATAGTCCAGTCTAGGTTTTTGTCTGATTGATTCATCCCATTCTTCTAATTTGCCACATCCACTCAAATCTAGATGAATCAGTTCAGTCAACTGTCCAATTGATGGGTGGACTTCTAGCAGGCTTTCACAACCCCTGAAAGAAAGCTTCTCAACCAATTTTAAATGTCTGAAGTCCGAAGTCGTTTTCAAGTTCACTGAATAACTGACATCCATAGTCTTCAAATTTACTAAAGGCTGTTAAAAAAATACATGTTagtaaatttaaaaaaaaaactattcCTATTAAAGTTCTGGTATACGGGTATGCATTAAAGTTCTGTTAACTTTATGTTTGGAAACATATAATTCATTTCATGTAACATAATTGAGTTGTCATTTTAATTGTCAAGCTTATACTTATATTTGAATGTCATGGAATATAACCAAATCCAAACATGTCAATCGTACCAATCCAATATTTCAATTTTTCAAATGAGTTTCAACTTTCAAGTGATCAAACAAGACATAATGTTTTTCAATACATATAAAGAAAAGCATAAGCATCATATGTAAGTTTTTAAGTTTGAATAAAAAGTTAAAATGTATCTACTAAACAAACAAAGAATTAAATGGAAAAGATTTTCAGCTTCGTACCAGGGCTCTATTCCACAGTATCTTGAATTTGCTGCCCGGCACGTCAAGTGTGACAAGTTTTTGTGGGCAAAAACTAGATGGTAAGCAAGTCCACGGACAATAACTCCAACGGATGCATCTTAACTCATGAAATGAATCTTTAAAATTTCCCTTAATGTCACTGGCATGAACTACTTCAAGTAATCTCAAGTTGGTCAGCCTTCTAAATATTTGGGAACTTATTTGTCTATCCGTCGACACTGTCAGGTTTAAGATGAGACCTTCGATCTTTTCTGGTCCCTGTTTTTATCAATGAAAAAATAAGTAAGCTCATATTAAAACTAGAATGTCCTAGTAAGCTGGTGCTTGATCCACCAAAAAATAAGCACTATGTTGGTATAGGAAGATTTTAAGAAGGGGTCGGGTTTAGGAGGGTTTGTGAGGGT is a window from the Apium graveolens cultivar Ventura chromosome 1, ASM990537v1, whole genome shotgun sequence genome containing:
- the LOC141677379 gene encoding TMV resistance protein N-like — translated: MATASNLLATSPSSSSSSSSRPKRWDVFLSFHGMETGKNFVSHLYSALDQAGISTFLYDPTSEEVDERTRIEDAVLYSKMFIVVVSDNFLPENIITPSDFLKPLGGLSMLAGILRFADMPSPYGIANRVIPVFYYVAPSDVRHLRGDYQIIETLKEDLPELFSDWKGCLVGIAALSGYHLKKEQNENESKIIQEIVDDVVRRTCRKVLHLEQHLVQIDFAVEEVFQKLSMESNDVRAIGICGMGGIGKTTIAKVFYNTYSNYFEISCFIEIVKEFSQGGSPLLPLLQQILIELLGKKDYKVRDVESGIRHLKQILFSKKVLIVLDDLDQLSYSEFLARFCNLFSGGSRIIITTRDVNLLNQLKTEIPEVEICMVKKLGQLASLELFRYYAFGKSTAPESLRKLSESFATYAGGLPLALKVLGSSLRGRTNDVLFWEAKLEKLKKIPENGIHKILQLSYDELDDETLKAMFLDIAFFFVGKDKTEAVHVFKSCDFYPEVGIPILVERCLLSIDKNNKFQMHNLIKDMGKELGKSTHLFLQGDEWKNLQNLEGPEKIEGLILNLTVSTDRQISSQIFRRLTNLRLLEVVHASDIKGNFKDSFHELRCIRWSYCPWTCLPSSFCPQKLVTLDVPGSKFKILWNRALPLVNLKTMDVSYSVNLKTTSDFRHLKLVEKLSFRGCESLLEVHPSIGQLTELIHLDLSGCGKLEEWDESIRQKPRLDYLLVYLTYLFLFLVSKLDYLRMYRSVKRLPDPIKQLTNLSYLSLNFCRNLKRLPDQLGDMKGLKTLDARYTPIEQLPDSITRLKDLERLELTGCFNLSMIPMQVGDLESLKVFIANGTAIRQLPDSFVDLPNLVKLSLGYCVNLTSLPDDIWKLKFLKTLDVEHCSKLESLPLNLGLIRGLETLDVSYTAIEELPVTIILLSELQVLDLSHCEKLKDLPDVWYYFKSLKSLSFDGADTICQVGFPVLVRTMELEYLTLKCDIKSWLPIISTFSCLKALYLNDEGQSFAPTEPYSLSMLSNLKQLTVANCTSLGSSFPELPLSLTYLRIHKFAILEQLPDLSSLKQLNHLYISNCVRLHSLPPLPPRMQGLIIYNCTSLKDVSDFSMLKELVYLTFGRSSTQKPFGLNQSLPQVERDSSSSHTEDVPNMEGIEFFRYTNTSSTQNPSGLTRHERGLFSPQRENAPNRKVTEYLRSTNSSSSWKPSALNQSLHQVDRDFFNSYMADVSNRKITEWFRYTNSGLKVSLEIPSIAEDDILGVRLLVVFTCKTVDRHYILRAVINNETEGRRDFYEVPVYCMRGAEVQTLVECIRAERISVRSGDKIEIVFFESLYASNGCAEAGRSADELTVNMCGAHVMQRTPSTPHFSSALNEYLQLVSGN